A single Streptomyces sp. Edi2 DNA region contains:
- a CDS encoding ABC transporter permease, whose translation MSPHDGSSPHHGERPTGDHEAFALRDDAEMQEREGAAGEAPVPSAAKGRRRISWQKWTFMPVFLVLALLATWLWFRGARLDSIAHQAVDNGKVWLALQQHIELTAISTFFVLIIAIPLGIALTRSKLRRATPVAMAFANLGQAVPALGLLILLVIWLGIGARSAIVGMVIYAVLPVLANTIAGLRGIDPTLTEAARGIGMSPTGVLTKVELPLAVPLILAGVRTALVLNVGTATLATFGGGGGLGDLISAGIVTQRMPVLILGSVLTVALALLVEWLASLAELLLRPRGLEATV comes from the coding sequence ATGAGCCCCCACGACGGGAGCAGCCCGCACCACGGCGAGCGCCCGACGGGCGACCACGAGGCCTTCGCCCTGCGCGACGACGCCGAGATGCAGGAGCGGGAGGGGGCGGCCGGTGAGGCGCCGGTCCCGTCCGCCGCCAAGGGCCGGCGCCGGATCAGCTGGCAGAAGTGGACCTTCATGCCGGTCTTCCTGGTCCTCGCACTGCTCGCCACCTGGCTGTGGTTCCGCGGCGCCCGCCTGGACTCCATCGCCCACCAGGCGGTCGACAACGGGAAGGTATGGCTGGCGCTGCAGCAGCACATCGAGCTCACCGCGATCTCCACCTTCTTCGTGCTGATCATCGCGATCCCGCTGGGGATCGCGCTGACCCGGTCCAAACTGCGCCGGGCCACCCCGGTCGCCATGGCCTTCGCCAACCTCGGGCAGGCCGTCCCGGCGCTGGGTCTGCTGATCCTGCTGGTGATCTGGCTGGGCATCGGGGCCCGCTCGGCGATCGTCGGCATGGTCATCTACGCCGTGCTGCCGGTCCTCGCCAACACCATCGCCGGGCTGCGCGGCATCGATCCGACGCTGACCGAGGCCGCCCGCGGCATCGGGATGTCCCCCACGGGTGTGCTGACCAAGGTCGAACTCCCCCTGGCCGTACCGCTGATCCTGGCCGGTGTCCGCACCGCGCTGGTGCTGAACGTCGGCACCGCGACGCTGGCCACCTTCGGCGGGGGCGGCGGCCTCGGTGACCTGATCTCGGCAGGCATCGTCACCCAGCGCATGCCCGTACTGATCCTCGGTTCGGTGCTCACCGTGGCGCTGGCCCTGCTGGTCGAATGGCTGGCGTCGCTGGCCGAACTGCTGCTGCGGCCACGCGGACTGGAGGCGACGGTATGA
- a CDS encoding betaine/proline/choline family ABC transporter ATP-binding protein (Members of the family are the ATP-binding subunit of ABC transporters for substrates such as betaine, L-proline or other amino acids, choline, carnitine, etc. The substrate specificity is best determined from the substrate-binding subunit, rather than this subunit, as it interacts with the permease subunit and not with substrate directly.): protein MPETPETAAASGASIQLENLTKIYPGNPVPAVDNVNMEIKAGEIVILVGPSGCGKSTTLKMINRLIEPSSGRIRIGDEDVTDMDPVKLRRKIGYAIQASGLFPHMTVAQNIALVPKMIGWSQSKTRNRVEEMLDLVGLDPREFHGRYPRQLSGGQQQRVGVARALAADPPVLLMDEPFGAVDPITRDHLQDELIRLQHELHKTICFVTHDFDEAIKIGDRIAVLRERSHIAQFDTPEAILTNPSDDFVSGFVGAGAALKRLNLTRVRDVGVVDFPTARTDDPLESIFDRVRAGSHNELLLLDPNHRPYKWLRRGDLALAKESLARAGTPVQHTVTRDATLRDALEAVLTDSAGRVAVTGRRGEYIGVVDMETLMNNVQELLEADRMEALEHQHQLQELRARQTQLEQEGMEA from the coding sequence GTGCCTGAGACGCCCGAGACCGCTGCCGCCTCCGGCGCGAGCATCCAGCTGGAGAACCTGACGAAGATCTATCCGGGGAACCCCGTCCCCGCGGTGGACAACGTCAACATGGAGATCAAGGCCGGCGAGATCGTGATCCTGGTGGGGCCCTCGGGCTGCGGCAAGTCCACCACCCTGAAGATGATCAACCGGCTGATCGAGCCGAGCTCGGGGCGGATCCGGATCGGCGACGAGGACGTCACCGACATGGACCCGGTCAAGCTGCGCCGCAAGATCGGCTACGCCATCCAGGCGTCCGGCCTCTTCCCGCACATGACCGTCGCCCAGAACATCGCCCTGGTCCCGAAGATGATCGGCTGGTCCCAGTCGAAGACCAGGAACCGGGTCGAGGAGATGCTCGACCTGGTCGGCCTGGACCCGCGCGAGTTCCACGGCCGCTATCCGCGCCAGCTCTCCGGCGGCCAGCAGCAGCGCGTCGGGGTGGCCCGCGCCCTCGCCGCCGACCCGCCCGTCCTGCTGATGGACGAGCCGTTCGGCGCCGTCGACCCGATCACCCGCGACCACCTCCAGGACGAGCTGATCCGGCTCCAGCACGAGCTGCACAAGACCATCTGCTTCGTCACCCACGACTTCGACGAGGCCATCAAGATCGGCGACCGGATCGCGGTGCTCCGCGAGCGCTCGCACATCGCCCAGTTCGACACCCCCGAAGCCATCCTCACCAACCCGTCCGACGACTTCGTCTCCGGCTTCGTGGGCGCCGGGGCGGCGCTCAAGCGGCTGAACCTGACCCGGGTACGGGACGTGGGCGTGGTCGACTTCCCCACCGCCAGGACCGATGACCCGCTGGAGTCCATCTTCGACCGGGTCCGCGCCGGCTCCCACAACGAACTGCTGCTGCTGGACCCCAACCACCGCCCGTACAAATGGCTGCGCCGCGGCGATCTGGCCCTGGCCAAGGAGTCGCTGGCCCGGGCCGGGACGCCGGTACAGCACACCGTGACCCGGGATGCGACGCTGCGCGACGCGCTGGAGGCGGTGCTCACCGACAGCGCGGGCCGGGTCGCGGTCACCGGGCGGCGCGGCGAGTACATCGGCGTGGTCGACATGGAGACGCTGATGAACAACGTCCAGGAACTGCTGGAGGCGGACCGGATGGAGGCCCTGGAGCACCAGCACCAGCTCCAGGAGCTGCGCGCCCGCCAGACGCAGCTGGAACAGGAAGGCATGGAGGCATGA
- a CDS encoding helix-turn-helix domain-containing protein, translating to MTAETSQTLDRGLRVLKLLADTDHGLTVTELSHKLGVNRTVVYRLLATLEQHALVRRDLGGRARVGLGVLRLGRQVHPLVREAALPALRSLAEDVGATAHLTLVDGTEALAVAVVEPTWTDYHVAYRAGFRHPLDRGAAGRAILKARQGRLQDAGLALTHGELEAGASGAAAPLLGVSGIEGSVGVVMLADTVSERIGPRVVDAAREVSEALR from the coding sequence GTGACCGCAGAGACCTCCCAGACCCTCGACCGAGGGCTGCGCGTCCTCAAACTGCTTGCCGACACCGACCACGGTCTGACCGTCACCGAGCTCTCTCACAAGCTCGGCGTCAACCGCACGGTGGTCTACCGTCTGCTGGCCACGCTGGAGCAGCACGCTCTGGTCCGCCGCGACCTGGGCGGCCGCGCCCGGGTCGGCCTGGGCGTGCTGCGCCTGGGCCGGCAGGTGCATCCGCTGGTCAGGGAGGCGGCGCTGCCCGCGCTGCGGTCGCTCGCCGAGGACGTGGGGGCCACCGCGCATCTCACCCTCGTCGACGGCACGGAAGCGCTGGCCGTCGCCGTGGTGGAGCCGACCTGGACCGACTACCACGTGGCCTACCGGGCGGGGTTCCGTCATCCGCTGGACCGGGGGGCCGCCGGCCGGGCCATCCTCAAGGCCCGGCAGGGACGCCTCCAGGACGCCGGACTCGCCCTGACCCACGGGGAGTTGGAGGCCGGCGCGAGCGGCGCGGCGGCACCGCTGCTCGGGGTGAGCGGCATCGAGGGCAGCGTGGGCGTGGTGATGCTCGCGGACACCGTCTCCGAGCGGATCGGGCCGCGGGTGGTCGACGCGGCCCGGGAGGTGTCGGAGGCGCTGCGCTGA
- a CDS encoding Lrp/AsnC family transcriptional regulator, whose amino-acid sequence MAIDHLDGALLELLAEEPRIGVLEASRRLGVARGTVQARLDRLQSNGVIRGFGPDVDPAALGYPVTAFATLEIKQGQGNDVRAHLTTVPEVLELHTTTGHGDMLCRLVARSNADLQRVIDRVVGFDGIVRASTAIVMENPVPLRIVPLVKQASAD is encoded by the coding sequence ATGGCGATCGATCATTTGGACGGGGCGCTGCTGGAACTGCTCGCCGAGGAGCCGCGGATCGGGGTGCTGGAGGCGTCCCGGCGGCTGGGGGTGGCCCGCGGGACGGTCCAGGCCAGGCTCGACCGGCTTCAGTCGAATGGAGTGATCCGGGGCTTCGGACCGGATGTGGACCCGGCGGCCCTCGGATATCCGGTGACCGCATTTGCGACGCTGGAGATCAAACAAGGGCAAGGAAACGACGTACGTGCCCACTTGACGACCGTTCCCGAGGTGCTGGAGCTGCATACAACGACCGGACATGGGGACATGCTCTGCAGGCTTGTCGCCCGGTCCAACGCCGATCTGCAGCGGGTGATCGACCGGGTTGTGGGCTTTGATGGCATCGTGCGGGCATCGACGGCAATCGTGATGGAAAATCCGGTTCCGTTGCGAATCGTCCCGCTGGTGAAACAGGCATCGGCAGACTGA
- a CDS encoding S16 family serine protease yields the protein MSSRTRALALCAALVLALVLTAVLAPLPFAVAYPGMTANVLGDDKGKPVITITGAGTRKTSGQLRMTSIVATGPDASVHLPDIIEGWFRTDEAVMPREAVYPVGNNTEEIAEHNAKQMEQSQDTATSAALGQLGKSAKDIKVKLSLADVGGPSAGLMFALGIVDKLDGDGAGHDLTGGRKIAGTGTITAGGKVGAVGGVPLKTQAAHRDGASVFLVPRKECTDARAELPKGMRLIPVTTLDGAVDALKALRTGGKLPTC from the coding sequence GTGTCCTCACGCACCCGTGCCCTGGCGCTCTGCGCCGCCCTTGTCCTGGCCCTCGTCCTTACGGCGGTCCTCGCCCCGCTGCCGTTCGCTGTCGCCTATCCCGGCATGACGGCGAACGTCCTCGGCGACGACAAGGGCAAGCCGGTGATCACCATCACCGGCGCCGGGACCCGTAAGACGAGCGGACAGCTGCGGATGACCTCGATCGTGGCCACCGGACCGGACGCCTCCGTCCACCTGCCGGACATCATCGAGGGCTGGTTCCGTACGGACGAGGCCGTGATGCCGCGGGAGGCGGTCTACCCGGTGGGCAACAACACCGAGGAGATCGCCGAGCACAACGCGAAGCAGATGGAACAGTCGCAGGACACCGCCACCAGCGCCGCGCTCGGGCAGCTCGGCAAGTCCGCCAAGGACATCAAGGTCAAGCTGAGCCTTGCGGACGTCGGCGGTCCGAGCGCCGGGCTGATGTTCGCCCTCGGCATCGTCGACAAGCTGGACGGCGACGGCGCGGGCCACGACCTGACCGGCGGGCGCAAGATCGCCGGTACGGGGACCATCACCGCCGGCGGGAAGGTCGGCGCGGTGGGCGGGGTCCCGCTGAAGACGCAGGCCGCACACCGGGACGGCGCCTCGGTCTTCCTGGTCCCGCGCAAGGAGTGCACCGATGCGCGGGCGGAGCTGCCGAAGGGGATGCGGCTGATCCCGGTCACGACGCTCGACGGCGCGGTGGACGCCCTGAAGGCCCTGCGGACCGGGGGCAAGCTGCCGACCTGCTGA
- a CDS encoding glycine betaine ABC transporter substrate-binding protein, with translation MSDTVLPGAKAGYPGRPLTGAQLTVTSKEFTEQIILGQMMGIVFEAAGAKVIDKTSIQGSIGAREAVKSGTADAAYEYTGTGWITYLGHTKPIVNPQQQWKAVRDEDRKNGIVWLPASTLNNTYALALNTANQKKLGVHNLSQVAALSHKNPGAVTMCVENEFATRNDGLPGMARAYGMNVPSGNIRKMTGGVVYTETQKGTCAFGEVFTTDGRIKAMHLHVLADDKHFFPNYNVAPEINAEALKKYPAMAEVLAPVTKALNNTVAQELNRKVDVNGEDPHEVAKDWLIREGFIKEG, from the coding sequence ATGAGCGACACCGTGCTGCCGGGGGCGAAGGCCGGCTACCCGGGCCGCCCGCTCACCGGAGCGCAGCTGACCGTGACCTCGAAGGAGTTCACCGAGCAGATCATCCTCGGCCAGATGATGGGCATCGTCTTCGAGGCGGCCGGGGCCAAGGTCATCGACAAGACCAGCATCCAGGGCTCGATCGGCGCCCGGGAGGCCGTCAAGTCCGGCACGGCGGACGCCGCGTACGAGTACACCGGCACCGGCTGGATCACCTACCTCGGCCACACCAAGCCGATCGTCAACCCGCAGCAGCAGTGGAAGGCGGTCCGCGACGAGGACCGGAAGAACGGCATCGTCTGGCTCCCGGCCTCGACGCTGAACAACACCTACGCGCTGGCGCTGAACACCGCCAACCAGAAGAAGCTGGGCGTGCACAACCTCTCGCAGGTCGCGGCGCTGTCGCACAAGAACCCCGGCGCCGTCACGATGTGCGTGGAGAACGAGTTCGCCACCCGCAACGACGGCCTGCCGGGCATGGCGCGGGCGTACGGCATGAACGTGCCCTCCGGCAACATCCGCAAGATGACCGGCGGCGTCGTCTACACCGAGACGCAGAAGGGCACCTGCGCGTTCGGCGAGGTCTTCACCACCGACGGCCGGATCAAGGCGATGCATCTGCACGTCCTCGCCGACGACAAGCACTTCTTCCCCAACTACAACGTCGCTCCCGAGATCAACGCCGAGGCCCTGAAGAAGTACCCGGCGATGGCCGAGGTCCTGGCCCCGGTCACCAAGGCGCTCAACAACACCGTCGCCCAGGAGCTCAACCGCAAGGTCGATGTGAACGGCGAGGACCCGCACGAGGTCGCAAAGGACTGGCTGATCCGGGAGGGGTTCATCAAGGAGGGGTGA
- the hppD gene encoding 4-hydroxyphenylpyruvate dioxygenase, translated as MADTTMHTQPLAPDTARQADPFPVKGMDAVVFAVGNAKQAAHYYSTAFGMRRVAYSGPENGSRETASYVLESGGARFVFTSVIKPTTEWGRFLADHVAAHGDGVIDLAIEVPDARAAYEHAVAQGATGLEKPHEVHDEHGTVVLAAIATYGKTRHTLVERSGYDGPYLPGFVAAEPLVETGPRRFQAIDHCVGNVELGKMNEWVAFYNNVMGFTNMKEFVGDDIATEYSALMSKVVADGTLKVKFPINEPAIAKKKSQIDEYLEFYGGPGVQHIALATNDIVASVRAMRAAGVEFLNTPDSYYDTLGEWAGETRVPVETLRELKILVDRDEDGYLLQIFTKPVQDRPTVFFEMIERHGSMGFGKGNFKALFEAIEREQERRGNL; from the coding sequence ATGGCAGACACCACGATGCACACGCAGCCCCTCGCCCCCGACACGGCCCGGCAGGCGGACCCCTTCCCGGTCAAGGGGATGGACGCGGTCGTCTTCGCCGTCGGGAACGCCAAGCAGGCCGCGCACTACTACTCGACCGCCTTCGGGATGCGGCGCGTCGCCTACTCGGGCCCGGAGAACGGCAGCCGCGAGACCGCGAGTTATGTGCTCGAATCCGGCGGCGCCCGGTTCGTGTTCACCTCCGTCATCAAGCCCACGACCGAGTGGGGCCGCTTCCTCGCCGACCATGTCGCGGCGCACGGCGACGGCGTCATCGACCTCGCCATCGAGGTCCCGGACGCCCGCGCCGCCTACGAGCACGCCGTCGCCCAGGGCGCCACCGGCCTGGAGAAGCCCCACGAGGTCCACGACGAGCACGGCACCGTCGTCCTGGCGGCCATCGCCACCTACGGCAAGACCCGGCACACCCTCGTCGAGCGTTCCGGCTACGACGGCCCCTACCTGCCGGGATTCGTCGCTGCCGAGCCCCTGGTGGAGACCGGCCCGCGGCGCTTCCAGGCCATCGACCACTGCGTCGGCAACGTCGAACTCGGCAAGATGAACGAGTGGGTGGCCTTCTACAACAACGTCATGGGCTTCACCAACATGAAGGAGTTCGTGGGCGACGACATCGCCACCGAGTACAGCGCGCTGATGTCGAAGGTCGTCGCGGACGGCACGCTCAAGGTCAAGTTCCCGATCAACGAGCCCGCGATCGCGAAGAAGAAGTCGCAGATCGACGAGTACCTGGAGTTCTACGGCGGCCCCGGCGTCCAGCACATCGCGCTGGCCACCAATGACATCGTCGCCAGTGTCCGGGCGATGCGGGCCGCCGGCGTCGAATTCCTCAACACTCCCGACTCCTACTACGACACCCTCGGCGAGTGGGCCGGCGAGACCCGGGTGCCCGTGGAGACGCTCCGCGAGCTGAAGATCCTGGTCGACCGCGACGAGGACGGCTATCTGCTGCAGATCTTCACCAAGCCGGTCCAGGACCGGCCGACCGTGTTCTTCGAGATGATCGAGCGGCACGGTTCCATGGGCTTCGGCAAGGGCAACTTCAAGGCGCTCTTCGAGGCGATCGAGCGGGAGCAGGAGCGGCGCGGCAACCTCTGA
- a CDS encoding ABC transporter permease produces the protein MSFWEYVGTRHAQLLTDTYQHASAVFQCMVLATLLGVFIAVVTYRSEWAGNLATTSTATILTIPSLALIGLLIPIVGLGVPPTVIALTLYGLLPVVRNAIVGLRGVDPDLIDAANGIGMSRAARLFRVELPLAWPPILTGIRVATQMLMGIAAIAAFASGPGLGNEIFRGIASLGSANSLNQVLSGTLGIAILALLFDAAYVLIGRLTISRGIRA, from the coding sequence GTGAGCTTCTGGGAGTACGTCGGCACCCGGCACGCCCAGCTGCTGACGGACACATATCAGCACGCCAGTGCCGTCTTCCAGTGCATGGTGCTCGCCACCCTGCTGGGCGTCTTCATCGCGGTGGTGACCTACCGCAGCGAATGGGCGGGCAACCTCGCCACCACCTCGACCGCCACCATCCTGACCATCCCGTCCCTGGCCCTGATCGGTCTGCTGATCCCGATCGTCGGCCTGGGCGTCCCCCCGACGGTGATCGCGCTGACCCTGTACGGACTGCTGCCGGTGGTCCGCAACGCCATCGTCGGGCTGCGCGGGGTGGACCCGGACCTGATCGACGCGGCCAACGGCATCGGGATGTCCCGCGCCGCCCGGCTCTTCCGCGTCGAACTGCCGCTGGCCTGGCCGCCCATCCTCACCGGCATCCGGGTCGCCACCCAGATGCTGATGGGCATCGCGGCGATCGCCGCGTTCGCCTCCGGCCCCGGCCTGGGCAACGAGATCTTCCGCGGGATCGCCTCGCTGGGTAGTGCCAACTCCCTCAACCAGGTGCTCTCCGGCACCCTCGGGATCGCCATCCTCGCTCTTCTCTTCGACGCCGCCTACGTCCTGATCGGACGCCTGACCATCTCCAGGGGGATCCGTGCCTGA